The Triticum aestivum cultivar Chinese Spring chromosome 6D, IWGSC CS RefSeq v2.1, whole genome shotgun sequence genomic sequence aactagtggttttactaaccatcaacaattgatgctccttcttgatttctactctcgcggtgtcaaacatcgcgaatagctcaaggatcatcataactatccctgatatgttatagttcatcacgaagctctactagcttggtggcagtgactatggagaaccatcactatctcatctgggagattaactcccactcgattcaagtgattgtggcactcagacaatctgagcacatgctcaacgattgagctcttctcccttagtctgcaggctcaacaaacttgtcagaggtctcatacctcctgacgtgggcactagtctgaaatcccaatttcagtcttcggaacatctcatatgttctgcgacgtttcaaaaacgtctttggtgcctcaattctaaaccattagcattacacactgaactatcacgtagtcatcaaaacgtgtatgtcagatgtttcgcaacatctacagacgacgctgaggttcagcacaccgagcggtgcattgaggacataagccttctgtgcagcaatgaggacaatcctcagtttacggacccagtccgcataattgctactaccaactttcaactaaattttctctaggaatatatcttaaacagtagaactaaagcgcataatttgcaaagaccttttgactatgttcatgataatgaagttcatctgattattgaactcccactcagatagacatccctctagtcatctaagtgattcatgatccgagtcaaactaggccgtgtccgatcatcacgtgagacggactagtcatcatcggtgaacatctccatgttgatcgtatcttctatacgactcatgctcgacctttcggtctcttgtgttccgaggccatgtctgtacatgctaggctcgtcaagtcaacctaagtgttttgcatgtgttccgaggccatgtctgtacatgctaggctcgtcaacacccgttgtattcgaacgttagaatctatcacacccgatcatcacgtggtgcttcgaaacaacgaaccttcgcaatggtgcacagttaggggaacacgtctcttgaaattttagtgagggatcatcttacttactaccgtcgttctaagcaaataagatgcataacatgataaacatcacatgcaatcaaatagtgacatgatatggccaatatcattttgctcctttgatctccatcttcggggcaccatgatcatctttgtcaccggcatgacaccatgatctccatcattgtgtctttatgaagttgtcacgccaacgattacttctacttctatggctaacgcgcttagcaataaagtaaagtaatttacatggcgttattcaatgacacgcaggtcatacaaaaataaagacaactcatatggctcctgccggttgtcatactcatcgacatgcaagtcgtgatccctattacaagaatatgatcaatctcatacatcacatatatcattcatcatatcttctggccaatatcacatcacatagcacatgctgcaaaaacaagttagacgtcctctaattgttgttgcaagtttttacgtggcttgtatagatttctagcaagaacgtttcttacctacgtaaaaccacaacgtgatatgccaatttctatttacccttcataaggacccttttcatcgaatccgttccgactaaagtgggagagacagacacccgctagccaccttatgcaactagtgcatgtcagtcggtggaacctgtctcacgtaagcgtacgtgtaaggtcggtccgggccgcttcatcccacaatgccgccgaaacaagataagactagtagcggcaagaagaattggcaacatctacgcccacaactactttgtgttctactcgtgcatagaaactacgcatagacctagctcatgatgccactgttggggaacatagcagaaattcaaatttttctacgcatcaccaagatcaatctatggagtaatctagcaacgaggggaaggggagtgcatctacatacccttgtagatcgcgagcggaagcgttcaagagaacgaggttgatggagtcgtactcgtcgtgatccaaatcaccgatgatcctagcgccgaacggacggcacctccgcgttcaacacacgtgcggataagcaacgtctcctccttcttgatccagcaaggggggaggagaggttgatggagatccagcagcacgacggcgtggtggtggaagtagcgggattccaacagggcttcgccaagcgctgcgggaggagggagatgtgtcatgggagggagagggaggcgccaggggctaggattttgctgccctccctcctcccactatatatagggccatgggagagggggggcgcagccttggcccttcctccaaggaagggtgcggccagggaggagtccttcctccccaaggcacctcggaggtgccttccccctttaggactcttcgtttttcttatctcttggcgcatgggcctcttggggctggtgcccttggcccatataggccaaggcacaccccctacaacccatgtggccccctggggctggtggacccccttggtggacccccggacccctttcggcactcccggtacaataccgataaagtgcgaaacttttccggcgaccaaaacaagacttcccatatataaatctttacctccggaccattccggaactcctcgtgacgtccgggatctcatccgggactccgaacaactttcgggttaccgcatactaatatctctacaaccctagcgtcaccgaaccttaagtgtgtagaccctacgggttcgggagacacgcagacatgaccgagacgactcttaggtcaataaccaacagcgggatctggatacccatgttggctcccacatgctcctcgatgatctcatcggatgaaccacgatgttgaggattcaatcaatcccgtatacaattccctttgtctatcggtatgttacttgcccgagattcgatcgtcggtatccctataccttgttcaatctcgttaccggcaagtctctttactcgttccgtaactcacatcatcccgtgatcaactccttggtcacattgtgcacattatgatgatgtcctaccgagtgggcccagagatacctctccgtttacacggagtgacaaatcccagtctcgattcgtgccaacccaacagacactttcggagatacctgtagtgcacctttatagccacccggttacgttgtgacgtttggtacacccaaagcattcctacggtatccgggagttgcacaatctcatggtataaggaaatgatacttgacattagaaaagctcttagcaaacgaactacacgatcttgtgctaggcttaggattgggtcttgtccatcacatcattctcctaatgatgtgatcccgttatcaatgacatccaatgtccatggtcaggaaaccataaccatctattgatcaacgagctagtcaactagaggcttactagggacatggtgttgtctatgtatccacacatgtatatgagtttcctatcaatacaattctagcatggataataaacgattatcatgaacaaggaaatataataataaccaattcattattgcctctagggcatatttctaatacTTATCCATCCGGTCTGCTCCGCTGGCGTCCTATAACCAACAACAGCAGCGGCTGCACTCATAGCTAGGAGGATGGCACACTCTGTTCTTCGCCGCATCTGCATGTTGCCCGGGATCAGCCCACTACTCCTTGATATCATGATATGTCAACGGCGCCCTGGCCTTTATGTAGTTCTGATTACTAGCTCCTCTCAAGGCCACCATGTGCTTCTGCACATCGGGCACGGACGTTGTGCTCGACCTTGCCACCTCTCATGGTTCTTGCTCCTTTATTTTTATGTTGCGGGTCTTGTGTCATCTCCACCTAAATTCCCATGGTCTATGGGATCTGCGCGTGTCTTGTATGCTTGCTCCCACACCACGTCCCCGTATTCCATCAATCCTGGCTCACTTTCCTCTTTGTAGTTGTTACCGACCAGAAAGACAAGGACTTGTGTTATATCCATCTCTTATCCCCTGCCATGGAGGATCTCCACACGACGAGGGCCCTCTCCCAAGTGCAGCTAGTGGTACACGAGACCAGAGGAAGGCGATCGATGGCTGAAGACGAAGGCAGCTTGGTCCTGCTCATTGACCATGGTGGCACAACCCGGCCTTGCTTCGCCGCCAATTGCGACTTGGGTTTTGAATTCAACCCCATCCCCACTTCTCCCTGACAACCTCCTTCCTCTGCCAATAATCAACAATGTGGGACCCCGGTACCTCACCAAAAATGTGATGTGGCATCCAACGTGTTGTCCAGCTGTTGCGCTCATGATGGGTACCCCCTGGTAGATGCTTCTACATGGACGGGAAGGGCCTCTCAATGCTCCATAGGATCAAGGGGTAACAACATTAACATCCACAACAATGGAAGATGGTGAGCACCAAGCCCACAAATCCATCTAAGCATTTCCAGTTTTGTTGTTAGATGATAACACCATTTTGGGGAAAGATCTTACTACGACATCATTAATGGCTTAATGCGTCCAATACAATCACTTGTAAGATTGTTGAAACCCAAGTTGTGATCTACGTGCTCCTTAAATAATGTGACAAAAGCTATAGAAACTGTCTGGTAagatatatatatgtgtgttgttGTGTGTAGAGGCTTCTCAAAACTGTTCCAACCCGACAATTCTTAGATGTCccttttcaaatttatttcatgtGGACTCATGTAATCAATCCATGCCTTTTGTTGGACTGTAGGCTTTAGAGTTCTGATGTTCTGCAGACACCTGATGTTGACCGTGCACTTTTCTTCAACTAACAAAATTATTCGTTCGTATGTCTTTGAACGAGTATGCCAACCTCCATTCTTGGATGATTGCGGCGGGCTAGAAATTGAACATATCCTTCATCTGAATTTGTTATCCGTTAAGGGAAACAGATAAAGATAAAAGGTAATCGTGTGCATGTTTTGTTGTTTCTACCTTTTCCTACAAGAAGGTTATAAAACAATTCGATCTTGGGAATTCGTGTCCAGGTCTCATTGTTTTATAAATTGTACGCGTTGGTTTTGCAAATGATTTTGGTAAATTTACATTTTATGGTATTGCTTATCATCATTTTTGTGTAGCTCATTGTACATTGGTTGACTGTACAAGCTATTTAGGTGTGGGACCACTATTGATGGAATAGCACCCAACCAAACCATGTGATTGTTATCATGTTGTGAATGCACATGCTATTCAATTGCACATGGTGATCCTTATATATGTTTATTAACAATGCGTGTGCTAGGGAGACATGCATATGTCTTCTTTGCTATGTACGTAGAGTGATGAGTAGGATAGAAGTTGAGGCCTCCTTTGGTTAATGGGATAGGATTATCACGGAAATAGGAaacttgtaggaaatgagatgacatgtatctcaaatcctatgagtagaatTAGGAAAAGAAATCATTTGATTCACAGCATAGGAAATTTTCCATTGAgactaggctaatgtttatttttccgttgaaatgtgaaggataggaaccaatcctatgtagaaataggaatccattcctatgaaccaaagtgCTCTAAAGGGAAAAAATCTACAAGAATCGTATCCTACataattcctatgaaattcctccaaaccaaaggaggcctgcctaaggtgcaaaaaatagaaagaaaacaaTCATATGGGACGTCAAATTGGAGCTCGATGCTCAAGGCACTTGAAATGGATACGTTATGACTCCCGAGCCCATCCACCCACTGTAGTTTTTTCTACGGATAGCCTTCATGTGGGCTTTATTGCACAAGGAATGTAAAATGACTTCATTTATAATGTCATTTAAATTAAAATCGGGAGGATCTCCATCCCAAACAGAAGAGGAACTAGAATCAAAAGCATGTCTTGCTAGTTTATGCGCCACTTTATTGACTTCCCTTGGGCAATGCTGAATAGAGACTGTGCCAAGGCTCTGAACCACCTCACTGTAGTTAGATATAaaacactccctccgtcccataatataagaagttTTTCTAACATatgttagcttgcaaaaacatcttctATTATAGTACGAAGAGAGTAACATTTGCAGTAACCACCTCAAGATATCGTGTATCCCACTCCAATCGCTGTGTCCAATGTCCAACGAACATTTATAGATGTGCACAGTGATAATGCCCCATATCcgcttatttcaaaaaaaaatcattggACATGTATATTTTATGAAATACATCTATATTTAAGAAATATATACTTTTCATCGCATAGTCTATATTTGGTCCCTCAACTCTGAAACCGGATAACTTGCACCCTCAACTACCGAAACCGGACAAGGTTTGTCCTTGCACTCGTTATTGACTGGTTTAGGTGCTGACTCACCCTTGTTTTAAGCGGTGCTGGCTAAAACCCATGTTTTTTTTTAAAACCACGTACTTTTTCCAAATCCATGTAATTTCTTCGAGTTAGCATAGCTTTTTCAAATCAGTGAACCTTTTAAAGTCGTGTACTTTTTTCAAGTTCATGTGATTCTTTCAAATTAGTGCACTTTTTCCAAATCTGCATACATTTTTCAAGTCCTCATACTTTTTTCAAACTTGCAAGTTCGCACATTATTTTCAAATCCACGTACTTTTTCCAGATCGGCATACTTTCTTTAGTTCCtttgttttcaaattcatgaagtttttccAAATAAAGTACACGCATTTGAAAAAGTAGATGAATTTGAAAAATATACTATTACTTGAAAATAATATCGGGATTAAGAAAAGTACATGAATTTGGAAAACTTACACAAACTTCAAAAACAAAGTGGATTTGGAAAagtattcaaatttgaacaacCTTCAGGGATTTGAAAATTTTCACGAATTGGAGTCAACAGTGTCAAAACCAGGGTGAGTCACCACCAAAACATAGTCCATGGACAAACCTTGTCCAACTGTCCTGAGCTTCGGCCCATTTAGTGCTCCCTTCGCTCATTCAACTTTTCTCTCGCTCATAGTAGGTAGGTCGTTCGCACTAGTttttttccttgattttttttTTGCTCACTTTGTCTTAGAGTTTACGGATTTCAAAAACTATGAAACCAAAACTGTTTTATGGTTTAAAAATGGTCTGCAAATTTGAAAATTTTCTTGGATTTTAAACCAATATGTGGATCTAAAAAAGGTTCACGGATttataaaaatgacaaatttgaagaaagttcatgaatttgaaaaatgttcacttaTTTGGAAAAAGGTTCATGAATCTGAAAAATTCACCAATTTTAAAAAGAGCAAGGATTTAGGAAAGTTCACGAAATTGAAAAATAAGTTCATGATTTTCACAATAGTTCAAGGTTTTAAAAAAGTTCATATATTTCGAACAAAATTGAATACTTTTCGTGCATTTGATAAAAATTTCACGAAGTTAAGAACATGTTTgtggatttgaaaaaatgttcttaaGAAAATGATCACGAATTGAATAGATGTTCATGATTTTAAGAATCGCCAATTTTAAAAAGTTTATGAttttaaaaaaaggaaaagaaaatgaaaagagaaagagaaagagaaaaaaaagtagaaaaCCAGCCAAACAAAAAGCTGAAAAAAACAAGGCGCTGCTTTTCTCTAGTGTCACATTTCACGGACAACAAAATGGAAAAGTAGTAGTAGCATGGCAGGCTAGCTGTCCCAACTTTTTTTTTATCATAATCTCTACATGTTACTGTGGCTtgtttttttgagacaaactcTGAAGCTTTATTGCACCGGCACAATATTTACAGAGACGAAATCAAGTCTTTGGGGTtgtcctaaccaaacatggcggccagcCCCAAGGGATAACGAGTGTTTCACAAGTTTGTGAGCCTCGATatttgagctcctaaattcatgactaGTATTACAAATTTCAAAAGTAGCATGTCGGTGTATTATTTAATGTATGACTGTGCAGTAGATCACCTAATTCTTCTGGTGAATATCATAATCCCAACTTGTTACTGTGGCTGGAACGAAACAATGAGGTGGAGTTTGAATCTCACTTCTCGCAACATTTTTTTAATGGGCCGAGCCcaggacgcggggggggggggggggggggcggtgtacGCTGACTCTAAGGGCGGAGCTCCTAACCGGCGCCTTCAGCGCCGGTTTCGCCTTCTGGCGCTGAAGCGTGgcgctactgggccggcccaggtgagctTCGACTGAACACAGTAACCACGACGCGAAAAAAGTGAAAGTGAAGAAAAAGCGCGATAGCTAGGTTTCGAACTCAGGATGGCAGGCCTTTTTCTCCAAAACCTAACGCGAGAGCCACATTAACGTAAATCTGAAAATTAGTTGaaaagttcactgattttgaaaaaacaagttcatcaattttgaaaactaGTTCACCAATTTTTTAAAGTTCACAAAAATTTAAAAcctttcatcgattttgaaaaaaagttcaacggttttgaaaaaagttcatagaactttagaaaaaagttcatggaatttgaaaacagttcatcaaaattagaaaaagttcattgaatttcaaaaaaaatcatcagatttgaaaaacgttcatcaatttgaaaaaatagttcattgatttagaaaaaatgttcatggaatttgaaaaaaatattcatcgaattagaaaaatgttcatcaaaattggaaaaagttcattgaatttaaaaaaagttcatcggatttgaaaaaatagttcaccaaatttaaaaaaagttcatcgattttgataaaagtttattaaactttaaaaaagttcatcgaatttgaaaaaaagtttgcgcgtttaaggaaagaaaaaaaagaaaagaaaatgagaaaataaaaatgaaaaagaacaagaaaaaaaacaCCCAGAAACTGACCAGCGAACGACCTAGATAAAGATTAAAAGTATGGAAAGAAGTTAATGTGCACAAGCGTGTCTTTATCCTGGTGGTTAGTGCGCTGCAATTTCAATCTATCGATCCAAGGTGCGATACCTCGCTTGCGCACCTTTTTTTTTTTGCCTCGAATAATATTATTCAGAAACGGGCCGGCCCAGGCGGCGcgggggtgtgcgcccgtttgcgtCGTTGCCTGTAACGGGCGCAACGGGCGCCGTTTAGGAAATGCCGGCGCCATGTAGGAGTTGGGCATGTCACAGGTAAACAAAATGATAGGACCTTAAAATACATTTTCTTTAGAGATAGGACTTTAAAAGGAAAATCCTATTCGACACACTTTGCGTCAAACTATCGGCGAATCGCACAGGTGAGTCGACTTAGCGAACgacttgggccggcccatctgtAACATACCTACAGTTTTCaggttccggttttgggaaccttctagaggaaGGATTCCCAGCCGATTTttactggttttgggaaccttctggaaGGCCGGTTTTTTATctctttcttttctctgttttttcttttctgtcattttttattttttttctcttttcctttttcttttcttttgttttttcattttCAAGTTAATTTATTTTTTCAACAAATTCTCAGCAATTTAAAATTTTCATGTTTCTTAAAACATGTTTTTTCCAGATGTTgttcctattttcaaattttgttcctaatttcaaattttgttcagaaatttcaaaaaagttttagtatttcaaaatttgttcacttcATTTCCAAATATGTAAATATATTCAAAAAAGTTTTTAAAATTTCTGAAAATGTTCGTATTTCctaattttgttcacaaattcaaaaaataccgattttataaaatgttcatgcttttaaaaattgttcacaaattcaaaaaatttatgTTTCCATTTTTTTTGCAAATTCGAAAATCTTAGGGGAATTTCATAAATTGTTCGTGTCTAGAATAAATTGTTCATTTTTAGAAAATGCTCGCatttttacaaaaatgttcatatttctaaAAAGTTGTTCGCAAATTCAAAAATGTTAGGCCAATTTCATAAATTATTCGTGTTttgcaaatttcaaaaaatgtttggtttTTTCAAAAATTATTGCGAATGCTTTTGTTCATTGTTCTCACACCTAAAATCACGTCTGGTCGCAGCTATTGGCTTGAAGTAAGTTCAATTGCTTTGTCTAAAAAAAGTAAGTTCAAATGCATTTTAAAAGAATGAAGTAAATTTAGTTTCTAACGGCGACATTTTTCTTGTTACATAGGAACTCAACTTTGCCAGGAATATCGATCGATCTGGCGAGTAGTAATCCGCCTAATTAGGGTAATTTGTCTTAGGCCCCATTGCACAAAATTCAAAAGCGTAAAACATTCCTGAGTTTTTTGGGAATCAAGCATGATCAGGTATTACACTCTTGTGAAAATTTTCGTGAAGGACTAGCTTCGATCGACTCCAGGGCCAAGAAAACAAATTTAAGATTACAAAAGGCGTGAATAGTAACTTTTGCATAGTGTCGAGTATGTTTGTTTTTCGCCCAGAATACCACAATAGTAATTCCTCAGTGAAAATTTTCACACGAGTATTAcgttagatcatgttcattgcaataaaGTTTTATAAATTTTGACTCTTTTTGATTTTTCTAAAACTGTTTTCCATTTCGATTGCATTGGTCCCATGTTCCAAAGATCCGCGTTGGGTCTAAAAAAAAGATCCTCGTTGATTTGTGTACACACTTTATATTATCCCAAAAAAGACGATCTAGAGGAAACGGGCATAGAAAACGCTGTCCACATCATCAGCCGGACGTGAACACGTCAGAGCAGAGGCATGAAACCAGCCATATTGGGCAGGGACGCGTGAAGCTTGCATGCATGCGCAACTTTTGCAGCACCGTCGATGAGTGCTCTAACGGCAGCTACATATACCCCGTACCGCTCGTTCCATAGCTCATCAAGCAACTCGATCGACCACTCCACCAAGAACACATTAAAATGGACGCCCAGAACAAGGAGGTCGACGCCCTGGTCCAGAAGATCACCAGGCTCCACGCCGCCATCTCCAAGCTGCCCTCGCTCAGCCCGTCCCCCGACGTCGACGCGCTCTTCACCGACCTCGTCACCGCGTGCGTCCCCGCGAGCGCCGTGGACGTGACCAAGCTCGGCCCGGAGGCGCAGGCGATGCGGGAGGGCCTCATCCGCCTCTGCTCCGAGGCCGAGGGAAAGCTGGAGGCGCACTACTCCGACATGCTCGCCGCCTTCGACAACCCGCTCGACCACCTCGGCGTCTTCCCCTACTACAGCAACTACATCAACCTCAGCAAGCTGGAGTACGAGCTCCTCGCGCGCTACGTGCCCGGCGGCATCGCCCCGGCACGTGTCGCGTTCATCGGCTCCGGCCCGCTGCCGTTCAGCTCCTACGTCCTCGCCGCGCGCCACCTGCCCGACACGGTGTTCGACAACTACGACCTGTGCGGCGCGGCCAACGCCCGTGCGAGCAAGCTGTTCCGTGCGGACAGGGACGTGGGCGCCCGCATGTCGTTCCACACCGCCGACGTCGCGGACCTCACCGACGTGCTCGCCACGTACG encodes the following:
- the LOC123146117 gene encoding probable nicotianamine synthase 4; the protein is MDAQNKEVDALVQKITRLHAAISKLPSLSPSPDVDALFTDLVTACVPASAVDVTKLGPEAQAMREGLIRLCSEAEGKLEAHYSDMLAAFDNPLDHLGVFPYYSNYINLSKLEYELLARYVPGGIAPARVAFIGSGPLPFSSYVLAARHLPDTVFDNYDLCGAANARASKLFRADRDVGARMSFHTADVADLTDVLATYDVVFLAALVGMAAEDKAKVIAHLGARMADGAALVVRSAHGARGFLYPIVDPQDIGRGGFEVLAVCHPDDDVVNSVIIAQKSNDMHANGLRNGRGGQYARGTVPVVSPPCRFGEMVADVAQKREEFANAEVAF